A stretch of Candidatus Vicinibacter affinis DNA encodes these proteins:
- the pgmB gene encoding beta-phosphoglucomutase, which produces MNKQPSFGFIFDLDGVIVDTSRYHFEAWKKLASKFGFVLTESFNEHLKGVERMKSLEIILHAAELNLSQEIKERLAAQKNEYYLELIANISEKDILPGVLRFLEETKELSIPIALGSASKNAMLLLDKTGVRHFFHTVVDGIKVSRSKPDPEVFVTAAKGIGVLPEDCIVFEDSMKGLEAAVRAGMHTVGIGIDPVLSAAQLVIPDFTSITAKDIVEWFDTSNKIASGEIVL; this is translated from the coding sequence ATAAATAAACAACCTTCGTTCGGTTTTATTTTTGATCTCGATGGAGTGATTGTGGATACCTCCCGTTATCATTTTGAAGCCTGGAAAAAACTTGCTTCCAAATTTGGTTTTGTACTGACAGAATCCTTCAATGAACATCTTAAAGGTGTAGAGCGGATGAAATCTCTCGAAATCATTCTGCATGCTGCTGAATTGAATTTAAGTCAGGAAATAAAGGAACGATTGGCAGCACAAAAAAATGAATATTACCTTGAACTAATTGCAAACATCAGCGAAAAGGATATTCTTCCGGGTGTACTTCGCTTCCTGGAAGAAACAAAAGAATTATCCATCCCAATAGCCTTGGGCAGCGCCAGCAAAAATGCCATGCTGCTGTTAGATAAAACAGGGGTTCGTCATTTTTTTCACACCGTAGTAGATGGAATTAAAGTAAGTCGCAGCAAACCAGATCCGGAGGTTTTTGTAACAGCTGCAAAAGGAATCGGTGTGCTTCCGGAAGACTGCATCGTTTTCGAAGACTCTATGAAAGGACTTGAGGCTGCTGTTCGAGCAGGTATGCATACAGTAGGAATAGGAATTGATCCCGTATTGAGTGCTGCTCAATTGGTTATTCCTGATTTTACATCCATTACTGCAAAAGACATTGTCGAATGGTTTGACACATCAAACAAAATAGCTAGCGGTGAAATCGTACTTTAA
- a CDS encoding DUF1800 domain-containing protein, translating to MDRRKLFSMLTSTAEEEPMRPTTALPVNGGLTPYQGSWNYATAAHLLRRAMFGPTHEQIKGAVSDGLQKTLDKLATDQALPSPPVLYTDQIADPEIPKGQTWVTGKLNPQVQGLVQIKESSLYSWLMQLMFNEGVSLTEKMTLFWHNHFVVSEIFDPRYNYDYITTLRSNCMGNFKSLTEKITIDKSMLVYLNGNQNTNLAPNENFAREVMELFTLGKGALAGPGDYTTFTEQDVLAVAKALTGWTIAADRRNESFYPYSRFDTRLHDKSTKQLSARFNNQQITNAEENEYKSVINLIFKKREAATFICRKLYNYFVYYKVDQTIESQVIDEMADLLVANNFEIKPVVKALLGSEHFYSEEGLGCMIRPPYEFIFNTLKAMKFKPSADLEINYSLFLAIYRNNMGLQQVYFDIPSVAGWSPYYQEPGYHEIWINSVTYPLRVGFTNQAANKQMRIRGGSGSTTFGLDLVEYVSSLTNPTDISLLLSEIVAHLLPQNIYQNQIDFLKKAFLGNLTEAQWATMWNSYKANPNNAQARTAVDNRLKPLFSTLLSMPEYFLS from the coding sequence ATGGATAGAAGGAAACTTTTTTCAATGCTTACCAGCACTGCCGAAGAGGAGCCCATGCGCCCGACTACGGCACTCCCGGTAAACGGAGGCCTCACACCCTATCAGGGGAGTTGGAATTATGCAACCGCGGCTCATCTTTTAAGAAGGGCAATGTTTGGCCCAACACATGAACAAATCAAAGGCGCAGTATCAGATGGTTTGCAAAAAACCTTGGATAAATTGGCGACTGATCAGGCATTACCAAGTCCACCGGTTTTGTACACCGATCAAATTGCTGACCCGGAAATTCCAAAGGGGCAGACTTGGGTGACCGGCAAACTTAATCCACAGGTACAAGGATTGGTTCAGATAAAAGAGAGTTCTCTTTATTCCTGGCTCATGCAATTGATGTTTAATGAAGGGGTTTCGCTTACGGAGAAAATGACTTTGTTTTGGCACAATCATTTCGTCGTTTCAGAGATCTTTGATCCTCGGTATAACTATGATTACATTACCACCCTTCGGTCTAATTGTATGGGAAACTTTAAATCCCTTACTGAAAAAATAACCATCGACAAATCCATGTTGGTTTACCTCAACGGAAACCAAAACACAAACCTGGCTCCAAATGAGAATTTTGCCCGGGAAGTCATGGAACTGTTTACATTGGGTAAAGGAGCGCTTGCAGGTCCAGGTGATTATACTACGTTTACAGAACAGGATGTACTGGCTGTTGCAAAAGCACTAACAGGTTGGACCATTGCGGCTGATCGCAGAAACGAATCGTTTTATCCATATTCCAGATTTGACACCCGACTTCATGACAAATCCACCAAGCAACTTTCTGCCAGATTTAACAATCAACAAATTACCAATGCGGAAGAGAACGAATACAAGTCTGTCATCAATCTGATTTTCAAGAAAAGAGAGGCAGCCACTTTTATTTGTCGCAAACTCTATAATTATTTTGTGTATTATAAAGTTGATCAGACCATTGAAAGTCAGGTTATTGACGAGATGGCCGATTTATTGGTTGCCAATAATTTTGAAATCAAACCGGTGGTTAAAGCACTTTTGGGCAGTGAGCATTTTTATTCTGAAGAAGGGCTTGGCTGTATGATAAGACCACCTTATGAATTTATTTTCAATACACTTAAAGCGATGAAATTCAAACCATCTGCTGATTTGGAAATAAATTATTCTTTGTTCCTGGCCATCTACAGAAATAATATGGGATTACAGCAAGTTTACTTTGACATTCCGAGTGTGGCAGGATGGTCTCCTTATTATCAGGAACCGGGATACCATGAAATCTGGATTAACTCAGTAACTTATCCACTACGCGTTGGATTTACCAATCAGGCTGCCAATAAACAAATGCGCATCAGAGGTGGATCGGGATCGACTACCTTCGGATTGGATCTGGTGGAATATGTAAGCTCACTCACTAATCCAACTGACATTAGCCTGCTCTTAAGTGAAATAGTAGCACACCTTTTGCCACAAAATATTTACCAAAATCAAATTGACTTCCTTAAAAAAGCTTTTTTAGGGAACCTTACCGAAGCCCAATGGGCAACCATGTGGAACAGTTACAAAGCCAATCCAAACAACGCACAGGCAAGAACGGCCGTGGACAACAGGTTAAAACCTTTGTTTTCCACCCTTTTGTCTATGCCGGAATATTTTTTAAGTTAA
- a CDS encoding glycoside hydrolase family 65 protein codes for MKSYFKINPWKIIEEGFVKENQKWSESIFSLGNGRMGGRGNFEEDFSGATLQGNYVAGIYYPDKTRVGWWKNGYPDYFAKVLNSAHWHGLRITVDDEILDLNSCTLHHFRRVLHMDKGYLERSFLVELKNGKSLEIQSIRFLSMSWDECGAMQYTIQSNDDHTHICIESILDFDIRNEDSNYDEDFWTFEQTDQEQNMHGIQCSTKKNFFHVGCAILNKFYLNGSEVIENYSKKGVERKQTIIYKAVLNTGDFIQVEKSMVQLSSLDYSSETLLATCFEKCRSWANIPFEQKLNDHANIWSDIWEWADIQINNDEVAQQSIRYNIFQLYQTYTGKDARFNIGPKGFTGEKYGGATYWDTEAYCIPFYLGTSPPAVSKNLLLYRYKQLDKAIENAQKLGFTNGAALFPMVTMNGEECHNEWEITFEEIHRNGAMVYAIYNYVNFTGDRDYLKDYGIDVVCAINRFWVQRVHFSNHKNQYVMHGVTGPNEYENNVNNNWYTLYIARWCLQYGLQILNEIKKTDAAAYQAILVRLGIKVDEINHWQEVSKNIYLPQDIDTKLLLQQEDYLDKEQLTTADLDPAVRPINQHWSWDRILRSPFIKQADVLQGLYFFEDHFTMDQIKINFDYYEPRTVHESSLSPCVHAILACRLGYEEKAKEMYLRTARLDLNDYNNDSDDGLHITSMAGTWMSVVQGFGGIKVNENGLHINPFLPKDWSGLQFKIYFLNRAMNIDLSANKVKIVNLSAEHVDFHYKGKKILLPAKECFISELT; via the coding sequence GTGAAATCGTACTTTAAAATAAATCCCTGGAAAATAATCGAAGAAGGTTTTGTAAAAGAAAACCAAAAATGGAGTGAAAGTATCTTTAGTCTGGGTAATGGGCGCATGGGTGGACGTGGAAATTTTGAAGAAGATTTTTCAGGGGCCACCTTGCAGGGAAACTATGTAGCAGGGATTTACTATCCGGATAAAACAAGGGTTGGTTGGTGGAAAAATGGCTACCCTGATTACTTTGCGAAAGTGCTCAACAGCGCACATTGGCATGGTCTTCGGATCACTGTTGATGATGAAATTCTTGATCTAAACAGTTGCACACTACATCATTTTCGTAGGGTATTGCATATGGACAAAGGATATTTGGAAAGATCTTTTTTGGTTGAGTTGAAAAATGGTAAAAGCCTTGAAATTCAAAGTATCAGGTTTCTAAGTATGTCCTGGGATGAATGTGGTGCCATGCAATACACCATTCAATCAAATGATGATCACACGCATATTTGTATCGAATCAATTTTGGACTTTGACATCAGGAATGAAGATTCAAATTATGACGAAGACTTCTGGACCTTCGAGCAAACAGACCAGGAGCAAAATATGCATGGCATTCAATGTTCCACAAAAAAGAATTTCTTCCATGTAGGTTGCGCCATCTTGAATAAATTTTATCTCAATGGTTCTGAAGTGATTGAAAATTATTCCAAAAAAGGTGTTGAACGAAAGCAAACAATTATTTACAAGGCAGTATTGAATACCGGTGATTTTATTCAAGTAGAAAAATCCATGGTTCAATTATCAAGTCTGGATTATTCTTCCGAAACCTTATTGGCCACATGCTTTGAAAAATGCAGATCATGGGCCAATATTCCCTTTGAACAAAAATTAAACGATCACGCCAATATCTGGTCAGACATCTGGGAATGGGCAGACATACAAATTAATAATGATGAGGTGGCCCAACAGTCCATCCGGTACAACATTTTCCAATTGTATCAAACCTATACCGGGAAAGATGCACGATTCAATATAGGCCCCAAAGGATTTACCGGCGAAAAATATGGTGGCGCTACTTATTGGGACACGGAAGCCTATTGCATCCCTTTTTATTTGGGTACCAGTCCTCCTGCTGTAAGCAAGAATCTATTGTTGTACCGTTACAAACAATTGGACAAGGCCATAGAAAATGCTCAAAAACTTGGATTCACAAATGGGGCCGCTTTATTTCCTATGGTCACCATGAACGGTGAAGAATGCCACAACGAATGGGAAATCACTTTTGAGGAAATACATCGCAACGGTGCAATGGTGTATGCCATTTACAACTATGTAAATTTTACCGGAGACAGAGATTATTTAAAAGATTATGGAATAGATGTCGTCTGTGCGATCAATCGGTTCTGGGTGCAAAGAGTACATTTTAGCAACCACAAAAATCAATATGTAATGCATGGGGTCACCGGGCCCAATGAATACGAAAACAACGTAAACAATAACTGGTACACCCTCTACATTGCTCGATGGTGTTTACAATATGGATTGCAAATTTTGAACGAAATTAAAAAAACAGATGCTGCTGCCTATCAAGCTATATTGGTTCGACTGGGCATCAAAGTGGATGAAATAAATCATTGGCAGGAAGTATCCAAGAATATATACCTGCCTCAAGATATCGACACAAAATTGTTGCTTCAACAAGAGGACTATCTTGACAAAGAACAATTGACAACAGCAGACCTTGATCCTGCAGTAAGACCCATTAACCAGCATTGGTCTTGGGATCGGATTCTTCGGTCACCTTTTATAAAACAGGCCGATGTGCTTCAGGGACTTTATTTCTTTGAAGACCATTTTACCATGGATCAAATTAAAATTAATTTTGATTATTATGAACCAAGGACCGTTCATGAATCATCCCTGTCACCTTGTGTGCATGCTATTTTGGCTTGCAGATTGGGATATGAGGAAAAAGCCAAAGAGATGTATTTGCGCACGGCAAGGTTGGACTTAAATGATTACAACAATGACTCAGATGATGGCTTACACATTACCAGTATGGCGGGTACCTGGATGAGCGTTGTACAAGGATTTGGAGGCATCAAAGTAAATGAAAACGGACTGCACATCAACCCTTTTTTACCGAAAGACTGGAGTGGCCTTCAATTTAAAATTTATTTTCTGAATCGGGCTATGAACATTGACTTATCAGCAAACAAAGTTAAAATCGTCAACCTTTCTGCTGAACATGTTGATTTTCATTACAAGGGCAAAAAGATTCTTCTACCCGCAAAAGAGTGTTTTATTTCTGAATTGACCTGA
- a CDS encoding DUF1501 domain-containing protein, protein MKRRTFLQASSMAAVPVLINGIPVNAVARNSFLDFVSPDNDKILVLIQMSGGNDGLNMVLPIDQYSNLDKHRNKILIKESFGIKLRDGLALHPSMTGVKSLYDNGGLKLIQSVGYPNQNRSHFRSTDIWTSGSSAEQFEVTGWLGRFYTENHASYPSGYPNADNPDPLAITIGSLVSQTCQGKVANFSLAINDPSTLGLLPEGALAANLPSNTNYANELRYIVSTLLQTNDYSEVIKQANTNAGGSIPASGNALLDRLNIVAQLIKGGLKTKVYVVNIGGFDTHANQCDPDDHEIGTQADLLKQLSDAMAGFQDQMSKAGFGKKVIGMTFSEFGRRIKANDSTGTDHGTAAPLFVFGECIDGGILGNNPTINDTVTNDEGVAMQYDFRSIYASLLIDWFEVSPSVVSQMLFKDFQKLPIISGSCLSTGIEDVNRDFALRLDNYPNPALDYTIIHFETKNEFIRMSLFDSIGSELKVLFSGKINEGAHQIRLDTSELPVGNYVIRISNDQAQKTKILSKFER, encoded by the coding sequence ATGAAAAGAAGAACCTTTTTACAAGCAAGTTCAATGGCCGCGGTGCCGGTTTTGATAAATGGAATTCCAGTGAATGCTGTTGCACGGAATTCTTTCCTGGATTTTGTAAGTCCGGACAATGATAAAATTTTAGTGCTCATTCAAATGAGCGGTGGAAATGACGGATTGAACATGGTCTTACCTATTGACCAATACAGCAACCTTGATAAACACAGAAATAAAATCCTTATCAAAGAAAGTTTTGGAATCAAATTAAGAGATGGCTTAGCCTTACATCCTTCCATGACCGGAGTTAAATCTCTTTACGACAATGGCGGATTAAAATTAATTCAATCAGTAGGCTATCCAAATCAAAACAGATCGCATTTCAGATCTACGGATATTTGGACCTCCGGCTCTTCCGCAGAGCAATTTGAAGTGACTGGCTGGCTCGGCAGATTTTATACGGAAAACCATGCGTCCTACCCTTCCGGTTATCCAAATGCTGACAACCCTGATCCTCTGGCGATCACCATTGGGTCTCTGGTCTCCCAAACTTGTCAGGGGAAAGTTGCCAATTTCAGTCTGGCCATCAACGATCCATCGACACTGGGTTTACTTCCGGAAGGTGCACTGGCTGCCAACCTACCTTCCAACACCAACTACGCCAATGAATTGAGATACATTGTCAGCACCTTGTTGCAGACCAATGATTATTCAGAAGTAATTAAACAGGCAAATACCAATGCGGGAGGTTCAATTCCGGCAAGTGGCAATGCATTACTGGACCGATTAAATATTGTGGCTCAGTTGATCAAAGGCGGATTAAAAACCAAAGTGTATGTGGTGAATATTGGCGGCTTTGATACACACGCCAATCAATGTGATCCGGATGACCATGAAATTGGTACGCAGGCAGACTTGTTAAAACAACTTTCAGATGCCATGGCCGGATTCCAGGATCAAATGAGCAAGGCCGGATTCGGTAAAAAAGTGATTGGAATGACTTTTTCTGAATTCGGAAGAAGAATCAAAGCCAATGACAGCACAGGAACTGACCATGGAACTGCTGCCCCTCTCTTTGTTTTTGGAGAGTGCATTGATGGTGGAATTCTGGGAAACAACCCAACCATTAATGATACCGTAACAAACGATGAAGGTGTTGCCATGCAATATGATTTCAGGTCGATTTATGCCTCCTTATTGATTGATTGGTTTGAGGTAAGTCCAAGTGTAGTAAGTCAGATGTTGTTTAAGGATTTTCAAAAACTTCCTATCATAAGCGGCAGTTGCCTGTCAACCGGAATTGAAGATGTAAACAGGGATTTTGCTTTAAGATTAGACAATTATCCAAATCCGGCACTTGACTATACCATCATTCATTTTGAAACTAAGAATGAGTTTATCAGAATGAGTTTGTTTGATTCCATAGGTTCTGAACTTAAGGTGCTTTTCTCCGGAAAGATCAATGAAGGTGCGCACCAGATCAGGTTGGACACTTCAGAATTACCTGTAGGAAATTATGTGATTCGGATATCCAATGATCAGGCTCAAAAAACTAAAATACTTAGTAAATTTGAACGATAG
- a CDS encoding nucleotidyltransferase: MSLPQASLLILAAGMGSRYGGLKQMDAFGPNGETIIDYSIYDALRAGFKKFVFVIRKSFETEFRERMDATWGDQADLHYVCQELDQLPEGFNCPEGRTKPWGTGHAVWVAHDLLDEPFGVINADDYYGREALESLYQFLIQNPDPDFYYAVIAYYLKNTLSDHGAVNRGVCWHDEEGFLKKVIETKGIQKSTTGEIFAGKDDELQYFDPETLVSMNMWGFGASYFNFASDRLKTFLESHLSVKDAEFYIPELIQTLMDECLIKVQVIPSPSNWFGVTYQEDKPFVQLAFKKMIQEGYYPDNLKA; this comes from the coding sequence ATGTCATTACCACAAGCCAGTTTGTTAATCCTCGCAGCAGGGATGGGAAGTCGATATGGGGGACTTAAACAAATGGATGCATTCGGCCCGAATGGAGAGACCATCATTGATTATTCCATTTATGATGCCCTCAGAGCCGGTTTCAAAAAATTTGTTTTTGTCATCCGGAAAAGTTTTGAAACTGAATTTAGGGAAAGAATGGATGCCACCTGGGGAGATCAGGCTGATTTACATTACGTTTGTCAGGAATTGGATCAGCTGCCGGAGGGCTTTAATTGTCCTGAGGGCAGAACCAAACCATGGGGCACGGGACATGCTGTTTGGGTAGCACATGATTTATTAGATGAACCATTTGGTGTCATCAACGCAGATGATTACTACGGCAGAGAGGCTCTGGAAAGCTTATATCAGTTTCTTATCCAAAACCCCGATCCTGACTTTTATTATGCTGTAATCGCCTACTATCTTAAAAATACTTTATCCGATCACGGTGCCGTGAACAGAGGGGTGTGTTGGCATGATGAGGAAGGATTTCTTAAAAAAGTGATTGAAACAAAAGGAATTCAAAAATCAACAACCGGAGAAATCTTTGCTGGAAAGGATGATGAATTGCAATATTTTGATCCGGAGACTTTGGTGTCCATGAATATGTGGGGATTTGGGGCTTCCTATTTTAATTTTGCTTCAGACAGATTAAAAACTTTTCTTGAGTCTCATTTAAGTGTAAAAGATGCTGAGTTTTACATTCCTGAACTCATACAAACGCTGATGGATGAGTGTCTCATCAAGGTACAAGTAATACCTTCTCCTTCAAATTGGTTTGGTGTTACGTATCAGGAAGACAAACCATTTGTTCAACTGGCTTTTAAAAAAATGATTCAAGAGGGCTACTATCCCGATAATTTAAAAGCCTGA
- the kbl gene encoding glycine C-acetyltransferase → MLGNILTDLQKEIQNIKEAGLYKTERIITTPQGAVIRTNTGSEVLNFCANNYLGLSSHPEVLAAAKRYIDSHGFGMSSVRFICGTQDIHKELESKISAFLGMEDAILYAAAFDANGGIFEPLLNEEDAIISDELNHASIIDGIRLAKAKRFRYKHNDMGDLAAQLELAKDCRRILVVTDGVFSMDGTIAQLDKICDLAEQYQAMVMIDECHASGFMGKTGRGTHEFRNVMGRIDIITGTFGKALGGASGGFTAAKKEIIEILRQRSRPYLFSNTLAPAITGASIKVLELLTSSTELRDKLEQNTQFFREAMTHAGFNILPGEHAIVPVMLYDAPLAQKFASRMLEEGIYVVGFFYPVVPQGKARIRVQISAGHEQNHLERCVQAFIKVGKELSVIQ, encoded by the coding sequence ATGCTTGGAAATATTCTTACGGACCTGCAAAAAGAAATTCAAAATATTAAGGAGGCCGGACTCTATAAAACAGAGAGGATTATCACCACACCCCAGGGTGCAGTTATCCGCACCAATACAGGATCAGAAGTACTGAATTTTTGTGCCAACAATTATCTCGGCCTTTCCTCTCATCCGGAAGTACTGGCAGCAGCAAAGAGGTATATCGATTCACATGGTTTTGGAATGTCTTCGGTGCGATTTATTTGTGGAACGCAGGATATACACAAGGAACTTGAATCAAAAATTTCCGCTTTCCTTGGAATGGAGGATGCCATTTTGTATGCAGCAGCATTTGATGCCAACGGTGGAATTTTCGAGCCCCTGCTCAATGAAGAAGATGCCATCATTTCTGATGAACTCAATCATGCATCCATCATTGACGGCATCAGATTAGCCAAGGCTAAGAGATTTCGCTACAAGCACAACGACATGGGCGATCTTGCAGCGCAACTAGAACTTGCAAAAGATTGCAGAAGAATTCTGGTGGTAACGGATGGAGTATTTTCAATGGATGGTACCATTGCCCAACTTGATAAAATTTGTGATCTCGCCGAACAATATCAAGCAATGGTGATGATTGATGAATGTCATGCTTCGGGATTTATGGGTAAGACCGGAAGAGGCACTCATGAATTTCGCAATGTCATGGGAAGAATTGACATCATCACAGGTACCTTTGGCAAAGCTTTAGGAGGAGCTTCAGGTGGATTTACCGCAGCAAAAAAAGAGATCATAGAAATTCTCCGACAACGATCGCGACCATATTTATTTTCCAATACGCTTGCCCCAGCCATTACAGGCGCATCTATTAAAGTGCTCGAATTATTAACTTCTTCCACAGAACTCAGAGATAAGTTGGAACAAAACACCCAATTTTTCAGGGAAGCCATGACCCATGCAGGATTTAACATACTTCCTGGTGAACACGCCATTGTCCCTGTGATGCTGTATGACGCCCCTTTGGCTCAAAAATTTGCCTCTAGAATGTTGGAAGAAGGAATTTATGTGGTAGGATTTTTCTATCCGGTGGTTCCTCAGGGCAAAGCAAGAATTAGGGTTCAAATTTCAGCCGGACATGAACAAAATCATCTGGAGAGATGTGTTCAGGCATTTATAAAAGTAGGCAAAGAATTATCTGTAATCCAATAG